A part of Synergistota bacterium genomic DNA contains:
- the rgy gene encoding reverse gyrase: MAEAIFEKACPNCEGKISSERLLRKLPCSECLPKAIKGDLNEVVKELQKTGKLKEIKRIYEIKEREKAFSSFFKEKVGNDPWSLQRTWARRIFLGRSFAIVAPPGVGKTTFGIIASLFLDEKSYLIFPTRLLVEQAQKLLERYNSGNKRILIAMDMNDESRKKLREGEFDILVSTTMFLVKNHEEIPKPFGFVFVDDVDALLKQSRSVDRVLGLLGIPKEATEETLSFLYSSMKLLRKPSKESWKKIEEERKKIDRFKKNAKGVLVVSSATVKPKGLRVALFKELLDFEVGRSASFLRKVEDVALRPKRMTLKGIIDEAGSLVKKLGKRGLIFLSPDKGKDSLVEVIKRLEKKKIRALSYEKADIEAFLKGEVDVLVGLASGRNPLARGLDIPETRYAIFIGVPKILVNLKVEKSSIALFNALVSLRKLLEEHPEVERRYLPFLRRIMGRDEEKLSEKSLKLLEEIREFLSERLSNPELLAQIASSPESPIRIINGEIYLLIPETSGYLQAAGRTSRLCPGGLLQGLSIVIVDDEKALHLLEKKARYFFEDFQFKSYEEEKIKEIIERVDREREQFFKPEALPKDLFKTALVIVESPNKARTIASFFGSPQRRRVNGIDAYEVNALKYTLLLAASKGHVADLIYNLGLFGVEIKNGKFIPHYDTIKRCPDCGEQTVQEICPKCKTPTYDEKKATINGLRELAMESDLVFIATDPDTEGEKIAWDLACYISPFSREFRRAEFHEITRRAFLEAIDEPRDLDEPLVEAQFVRRIADRWFGFSLSQLLQEAFKQRWLSAGRVQTPVLGWLIEREKERKKKDYFLRVIADSSLRVEFPLKNRNEAKKLDLQKLDAELLRLREEEIVPPPPFDTATMLKEASSRYGWSADETMALAQELFERGLITYHRTDSHRISGKGIGIAREYVKEKLKEELFQGRTWGDGGAHEGIRPTHPWDKGELLSYIYTTGKTPLSSKAVALYNLIFRRFIASQMKGAKIVKGRVKFYTDGLEKEEDLTLKVIEPGFSIVMPINVSPIGKKILDERRLSLEIRESKVISLPRAFPLTQGALIEMMQKRGLGRPSTYASIVQTLLERRYVVQKNGFLFPTRLGIEVYNHLKERYPQYTDEDFTRRLEGEMDLVERGERGYQAILSELYGKVSKILSPGEGD, from the coding sequence ATGGCAGAGGCGATTTTTGAAAAAGCATGTCCTAACTGCGAAGGAAAAATATCGAGCGAGCGTTTGCTTAGAAAACTACCATGCTCCGAGTGTCTACCTAAGGCCATCAAAGGAGATCTCAATGAAGTTGTAAAAGAGCTCCAAAAAACCGGTAAATTAAAAGAAATAAAGCGAATTTATGAAATCAAAGAGCGAGAGAAAGCTTTCTCCTCCTTTTTTAAGGAAAAGGTGGGTAACGATCCATGGTCACTTCAGAGAACTTGGGCGAGAAGGATATTCTTGGGAAGATCATTCGCAATAGTAGCACCACCAGGCGTTGGAAAAACCACATTTGGAATAATAGCTTCCCTGTTCCTCGATGAAAAATCATATCTAATATTCCCTACACGATTGCTGGTAGAGCAAGCACAAAAACTGCTCGAGAGATATAACTCAGGGAACAAAAGGATCCTCATCGCAATGGATATGAATGATGAAAGTAGGAAAAAGCTACGCGAGGGAGAGTTCGACATACTCGTTTCAACTACCATGTTCCTCGTTAAGAATCACGAGGAGATTCCCAAGCCCTTTGGCTTCGTTTTCGTAGACGATGTGGATGCCCTTCTTAAGCAGTCAAGAAGCGTGGATAGGGTTCTTGGACTGCTTGGTATTCCAAAGGAAGCAACGGAGGAAACCCTTTCTTTTCTCTACTCCTCCATGAAGCTACTCAGAAAGCCGTCAAAAGAATCGTGGAAAAAGATAGAAGAGGAAAGAAAAAAGATAGACAGATTTAAGAAAAATGCAAAAGGAGTCCTCGTCGTTTCATCCGCAACGGTCAAGCCGAAGGGATTAAGAGTCGCTCTCTTTAAGGAGCTTCTCGACTTCGAGGTCGGTAGAAGCGCTTCTTTCCTGAGAAAAGTAGAAGATGTGGCTCTAAGACCCAAAAGAATGACGCTTAAGGGAATTATCGATGAGGCGGGAAGCTTAGTTAAAAAACTTGGGAAAAGGGGCCTCATCTTCCTTTCACCAGATAAGGGAAAGGATTCCTTAGTGGAAGTCATAAAGAGACTCGAAAAGAAGAAAATAAGAGCTTTAAGCTACGAAAAGGCAGATATAGAAGCCTTCCTCAAGGGAGAGGTAGATGTTCTCGTTGGACTCGCATCTGGAAGAAATCCCTTGGCAAGGGGGCTTGATATTCCGGAAACGAGATACGCAATATTTATAGGTGTACCAAAGATTCTTGTAAATCTGAAGGTTGAAAAGTCATCGATTGCGCTCTTTAACGCCCTCGTATCCTTAAGAAAACTGTTGGAAGAGCACCCAGAAGTTGAAAGAAGATATCTCCCATTCCTAAGAAGAATAATGGGCAGAGACGAAGAAAAGCTGAGCGAAAAGTCGCTCAAATTACTTGAAGAAATCAGAGAATTCCTAAGCGAAAGACTCTCTAACCCGGAACTTCTCGCTCAGATAGCCTCGAGTCCCGAGAGCCCAATAAGGATAATAAATGGAGAAATATACCTTCTTATACCAGAAACTTCAGGTTATCTTCAGGCAGCTGGCAGAACTTCCCGCTTATGTCCCGGAGGATTACTTCAGGGGCTTTCTATAGTGATAGTCGACGATGAAAAGGCTCTTCATCTTCTTGAAAAGAAAGCACGGTACTTCTTCGAGGACTTCCAGTTTAAGAGCTATGAGGAAGAGAAAATAAAAGAAATTATTGAAAGAGTAGATAGGGAGAGAGAGCAATTTTTTAAACCCGAAGCTCTACCGAAAGATCTATTTAAAACTGCGCTTGTTATAGTGGAATCACCCAATAAGGCTCGCACCATCGCCTCTTTCTTTGGATCTCCTCAAAGGAGAAGGGTAAATGGTATAGACGCATACGAGGTAAATGCCTTAAAATACACGCTTCTTCTAGCTGCATCTAAGGGACACGTTGCAGATCTTATATACAATCTTGGTTTATTCGGCGTGGAGATCAAGAACGGTAAATTCATTCCTCATTATGACACAATTAAAAGATGCCCAGATTGCGGAGAGCAAACCGTGCAGGAGATCTGTCCGAAATGCAAGACCCCGACCTACGATGAAAAAAAAGCCACGATAAATGGCCTTAGAGAATTAGCCATGGAATCAGATCTCGTCTTTATAGCTACCGATCCGGATACGGAGGGAGAAAAGATAGCCTGGGACCTCGCATGCTATATAAGCCCCTTTTCCAGAGAGTTTCGCAGAGCAGAATTTCACGAAATAACGAGAAGAGCATTCTTAGAAGCGATAGATGAACCAAGAGATCTCGATGAACCCCTCGTTGAAGCACAGTTCGTGAGAAGAATAGCGGATAGATGGTTTGGGTTCTCCTTAAGCCAGCTTCTTCAGGAAGCCTTTAAGCAAAGATGGCTTTCTGCTGGAAGGGTTCAAACTCCCGTTTTAGGCTGGCTGATAGAAAGAGAAAAGGAAAGAAAGAAGAAAGATTACTTCCTAAGGGTAATCGCCGATTCATCTTTAAGGGTTGAGTTCCCCTTAAAAAATAGAAACGAAGCTAAGAAGCTCGATCTACAGAAGCTTGACGCTGAGCTACTTAGGCTTCGAGAGGAGGAGATAGTTCCTCCTCCGCCGTTCGATACAGCAACTATGCTAAAGGAAGCTTCGTCAAGATACGGATGGAGCGCCGATGAAACAATGGCGTTAGCTCAGGAGCTTTTCGAGAGAGGTCTTATAACCTATCATAGAACGGACTCTCATAGAATTAGCGGAAAGGGCATAGGGATAGCAAGAGAATATGTAAAGGAAAAACTTAAGGAAGAGCTCTTTCAGGGCAGAACCTGGGGAGATGGAGGAGCACACGAGGGGATAAGACCTACTCACCCTTGGGATAAGGGAGAACTCTTAAGCTACATATATACCACGGGGAAGACTCCCTTAAGCTCCAAAGCAGTTGCACTATACAACCTGATTTTCAGAAGATTTATTGCGTCCCAGATGAAAGGAGCTAAGATCGTTAAAGGCAGGGTTAAGTTCTACACAGATGGACTTGAAAAGGAGGAAGACCTCACGCTTAAGGTTATAGAGCCGGGTTTCTCAATCGTAATGCCCATAAACGTATCCCCAATAGGAAAGAAAATCTTGGACGAAAGAAGGCTATCGCTTGAAATTCGAGAGTCAAAGGTGATTTCACTTCCGCGAGCTTTCCCCTTAACTCAAGGAGCCTTAATAGAAATGATGCAAAAGCGCGGACTTGGAAGGCCCTCAACCTATGCTTCCATCGTTCAAACCCTGCTCGAAAGACGCTATGTAGTTCAGAAAAATGGATTCCTCTTCCCTACCAGGCTTGGAATAGAAGTCTACAATCACTTGAAAGAAAGATACCCTCAGTATACTGACGAGGACTTCACGCGAAGACTCGAGGGAGAAATGGATCTCGTTGAGAGAGGAGAAAGGGGTTATCAAGCTATTCTAAGCGAGCTTTACGGAAAGGTGAGCAAAATACTAAGTCCTGGTGAGGGTGATTAA
- a CDS encoding V-type ATPase subunit — MRSSKYAAAFARIRAIRGNLLEKEKLEEILNAKTLEGIIEILKKTPYGRDRTLPFSREGLERAIKNTIIDIYTKVLEFLPENTREFLRVAVRRFEIDNIKKILTSKLHEERTLSEENLLDLGEFSVVPISELLSAKTLPEIIEKLRKTPYGKYIEGKLPEENLETIFAIEMVLDYGFFKELIALNKKLDEIDRKINSLYFGLQCDLLNLTWVLRARSFFGFSEEKIFSYTVPFGTYLNNEKLRKLAKAKGFEEFLKPILDTPWGKELEEVGNLKDPALETRLLRKFYETTVKSSLIKSNPFSIGSFIELLCLKEMEIHDLTTIIESKAYDLPLEKVKPFLLMLG, encoded by the coding sequence ATGAGATCCAGTAAATACGCTGCTGCATTCGCTCGAATAAGAGCTATAAGGGGAAATCTCCTTGAAAAGGAAAAGCTTGAGGAGATTTTGAACGCGAAAACCCTGGAAGGAATAATAGAAATCTTGAAAAAGACACCATATGGAAGGGACAGAACTCTTCCCTTCTCAAGAGAGGGACTTGAGAGAGCTATAAAAAACACCATAATAGATATTTACACTAAGGTTCTCGAGTTCCTTCCTGAGAATACAAGAGAGTTTCTCAGAGTAGCTGTAAGAAGGTTCGAAATAGACAACATAAAGAAAATTCTTACAAGCAAGCTTCATGAGGAAAGAACGCTGAGTGAGGAAAACCTACTTGATCTCGGGGAGTTTTCCGTTGTGCCGATAAGTGAGCTCCTGTCGGCCAAGACTTTGCCTGAGATTATTGAGAAACTTAGGAAAACGCCTTACGGGAAATACATAGAGGGGAAGCTCCCCGAGGAGAATCTCGAAACCATATTTGCGATAGAGATGGTGCTCGACTACGGATTCTTCAAGGAGCTTATCGCTCTGAATAAGAAGTTAGATGAAATAGACAGGAAAATAAATAGTCTCTATTTCGGACTACAGTGTGATCTTTTGAACCTGACCTGGGTTTTAAGGGCAAGGAGCTTCTTCGGTTTCAGCGAGGAAAAGATCTTCTCCTACACGGTGCCATTTGGAACCTATTTAAACAACGAGAAACTGAGAAAATTAGCCAAAGCGAAGGGGTTTGAGGAGTTCTTAAAGCCTATCCTGGATACACCATGGGGAAAGGAGTTAGAGGAGGTGGGAAACCTGAAAGACCCCGCTCTTGAAACGCGTCTTTTAAGAAAGTTTTATGAAACCACGGTTAAATCCAGTCTGATAAAGAGCAACCCTTTCTCTATTGGAAGCTTTATAGAGCTACTGTGCCTCAAGGAAATGGAGATCCACGATCTTACAACGATAATAGAAAGCAAAGCATACGACCTTCCTCTCGAAAAAGTAAAACCATTCTTGCTAATGCTTGGTTGA